The following proteins are encoded in a genomic region of Desulfovibrio aminophilus:
- a CDS encoding HD domain-containing protein gives MIQPFKDAVGYCKAIMRNGHDAYIINAKLQKMVLDADPREHEIDICTEAALDELRRLFPKIKESSEEGVAGVLKEGGTAFRFHHADVNAGAHPEECVAKLTPRLLKALEKRGEIPLSSVCPYIPSAKDALEDFAEFGEGELRFKGIPDETLKRDYLLAVRALRLAANYNLKIEANTWMAILRGARRVLDYVTVTDLTDEWRKVEPENMWLFVQLLFDSQILHGLIPELAALSRVKQIKNPEAGEEDVLSHVIEVMRRYPEELPYDWYGTVACMFHDVGKLYTAEFYDGQWYFLQHHHVGANITRKILMRLRFPVEEVDLICDLVRNHMRPHFMLTDKGIRRFKAFDEYPRVIEMVRADIKARNGSYRELNHNLKMLERADVPEEALEPFLNGNDIMKVTGLKPGPAVGVIREALLKAQIAGDVTNVDEAKQFVKAYKESEKLH, from the coding sequence ATGATCCAGCCGTTCAAGGACGCCGTCGGATACTGCAAGGCCATCATGCGCAATGGCCATGACGCATACATCATCAACGCCAAGCTCCAGAAGATGGTCCTGGACGCGGACCCCCGCGAACACGAGATCGACATCTGCACCGAGGCCGCTCTGGACGAGCTGCGCCGCCTCTTTCCCAAGATCAAGGAGTCCTCGGAGGAGGGCGTGGCCGGCGTGCTCAAGGAGGGCGGGACCGCGTTCCGCTTCCACCACGCCGACGTGAACGCCGGGGCCCACCCCGAGGAGTGCGTGGCCAAGCTCACCCCGCGCCTGCTCAAGGCCCTGGAGAAGCGCGGCGAGATCCCGCTCTCCTCGGTCTGCCCCTATATCCCCTCGGCCAAGGACGCCTTGGAGGACTTCGCCGAGTTCGGCGAGGGCGAGCTGCGCTTCAAGGGCATCCCGGACGAGACGCTCAAGCGCGACTACCTGCTGGCCGTGCGGGCCCTGCGCCTGGCCGCCAACTACAACCTGAAGATCGAGGCCAACACCTGGATGGCCATCCTGCGCGGCGCGCGTCGGGTGCTGGACTACGTCACGGTCACGGACCTGACCGACGAGTGGCGCAAGGTCGAGCCCGAAAACATGTGGCTCTTCGTGCAGCTGCTCTTCGACAGCCAGATCCTCCACGGGCTCATCCCCGAGCTGGCCGCCCTGTCCCGGGTCAAGCAGATCAAGAATCCGGAGGCGGGCGAGGAGGACGTGCTCTCGCACGTCATCGAGGTCATGCGCCGCTACCCCGAGGAACTGCCCTACGACTGGTACGGCACCGTGGCCTGCATGTTCCACGACGTGGGCAAGCTCTACACCGCCGAGTTCTACGACGGGCAGTGGTACTTCCTCCAGCACCACCACGTGGGCGCGAACATCACCCGCAAGATCCTCATGCGCCTGCGTTTCCCGGTGGAGGAGGTGGACCTCATCTGCGACCTGGTGCGCAACCACATGCGCCCGCACTTCATGCTCACGGACAAGGGCATCCGCCGTTTCAAGGCCTTCGACGAGTATCCCCGGGTCATCGAGATGGTCCGCGCGGACATCAAGGCCCGCAACGGCTCCTACCGCGAGCTCAACCACAACCTGAAGATGCTCGAGCGCGCCGACGTGCCCGAGGAGGCCCTGGAGCCGTTCCTCAACGGCAACGACATCATGAAGGTCACGGGCCTGAAGCCCGGCCCGGCCGTGGGCGTCATCCGCGAGGCCCTGCTCAAGGCCCAGATCGCGGGCGACGTGACCAACGTGGACGAGGCCAAGCAGTTCGTGAAGGCCTACAAGGAAAGCGAGAAGCTGCACTGA